A window of Sodalis praecaptivus genomic DNA:
GCACTGAAATCTTGGGTCATCAATACCCTCCATAAAAGCGGATACTACCCGCAGGCGCGGCAGCTTTTTCAGCGTTTATTTCCACTCTCTCATTCCGTAGAGGAAGGGATGCAGCAGGCAACACACGATGCCCAACGCGCGCGCTTATCGGCGCAATTGAACGAGATGGACAGCGTGCCCGAAGAGGTGCGAAATATTTATCAGCAGCTGAAAAAATAAAAGGTAACATCAGTGCACATTCTTATTGACGTCCAGGGTTTGCAGTCGGCAAGTAAATATCGCGGTATCGGCCGGAGCACGTTGGCGATGAGCCGAGCCATCATCCGCAATGCCGGCGAGCATCGGGTAAGTATTCTGCTCAATGGCATGTTCTCTCTGGATAATATCCGCGAAGTGCGTCAGGCATATCACGATGTGCTGCCGGCCAGTGAAATTTTTACCTTTGCCGCGCAGGGACCGGTGGCGGCCTGCGATGTCGCCAACGCAGAACGCAACCGCGCCGCGCATATCAGCCGCGATGTCGCTATTGCCCATATCAACCCTGATGTCGTGTTCGTCATCAGTTTTTTTGAGGGGCACGTGGATGAATATATCGTATCGATCCCCGACTATCCGGTGACATGGCGCACGGTTTGCGTCTGCCACGATTTGATCCCGCTATTGAATCCGGAAACCTATCTGGCTGATATCAATTTCCGCCAATTCTATACCCACAAGCTGCATGAATATGAACGCGCCGACGCGATTTTCGCCATTTCCGCCTCGGCGGCTGAGGAGGTGAAAGAATACACCGCTATCGATCCGTCGCGGGTAATCAATATCTCCTCCGCCGTAGAGCCGGAGTTTCGCGTGCTTTCGCTTACGCCAGAGCAAAAGCAGGCTTTCCGCCAGCGTTATCGCTTGCCGGATAGGTTTATGATGACGTTGGCCATGATCGAGCCGCGCAAAAACATTGAGGCGCTGATTGAAGCCTATAGTCAATTACCCGAACCGTTGCGCAATGACTGCCCCTTGGTGCTGGCCTGTAAAATCCGTCCGGCCGAACTGGCTCAGATTCAACGGCTGTGCGCGAAATGTGGGCTGACGTCCGAACAGGTGTTGTTTACCGGTTATGTGCCCGACAGTGATTTAATCACCCTGTATAACCTTTGTAAGCTGTTTATTTTCCCTTCACTCCATGAAGGTTTTGGTTTGCCGCCGCTGGAGGCGATGAGCTGCGGCGCGCCGACGCTTTCGTCGAATGCGACCAGCCTGCCGGAAGTGATTGGTTGGCCGGAAGCGATGTTTGACCCGACGAGTCGCCAAGCTATGCGCGATAGCATGCTACGTGCGCTTGAAGATGAGGATTTTTATCAGCGGTTGCAGGATCATGCCCTGACGCAGTCGGCAAAATTCTCCTGGGACCGCACCGCCCAACTGGCACTGGCGGGATTTGAACAGGTCATGACGCGCCAGGTACCGACGCCGGCGGCGGACGCCAGGCAATTTACCGCCGAAGCCATCCGCCGTTTAGCGCAAACGGTAACCCTGAACCCAGAGACCGACCGCTTGGGCCTAGCTTGGGCGCTGGCGCAGAATGCCTTCAGTGAGCAAACGCCACGGCTGTGGGTTGATGCCACCACGCTGATGACGCCGGGCGATACGGCGGCGACAGCCCAGACGCACCGGCTGATATCGGCATTGCTGGCGACAGAACCGTCGGATTACTCGGTACACGTCGTCTATTGCCTGCACAATAGCGGCTATCGACATGCCGTGGTCAACCCGGACGGCGGCCTGGCTCCCGCCCGTGCGCAAGATGTGCCGGTGCTTTTCACCCAGCAGGATGTGCTGCTGGTGGCCGAACCACAGGATCCTGTGAGCGCCAGGCAGCAGGCGGAGCTGGATGCGCTCATCAGGGCAGGAACGCAAGTGGTGTTCTGGCTTCCCGATGATGCATTTGCCGCGGCGTGGCTCGCGGCCCCGCAAGAGGCATGTCCGCCGGAGGGGGCAGGGCTACGCGCGATGCTCCGCTATGCCGACACTATTTTTTGCCCTTCAGACGCTATTGCGGCGGAACTGGAGCGCCGCAGGGCGCAATGGGCGAACGAGATTGCCCTGAACGCGACGCTCAAGATTGACAGTCTGGAGGCTGACGCTATCCCCGCCGCCGGAGACGACATCCATCGGTTGATTGCTCGGTTACCGCTTGCTGCCCCGAGGAAATAAGTGCGGGCGCACGACGGCCGGCGCGGCAGGTAAAACGATTGCTGGGACAACGAAACCAGCCCGGCGCCGATCGCTTTCAGGATTAGGATCTCACGCATGAAGATAATGTTTGCTACCGATGCGATAAAATATCCGTTAACCGGGATTGGCCGTTATGCATTGGAGCTTGTGCACCAGCTAGAGCGTATGCCGGAAGTGGAAGAACTGCGGTTTTTTAACCGACTGCAGGTTCAGACTTCCCTGCCGGACTACTCACCTGCGTTGGCTTCACCTTCCCGGCCTTGGCAACAATGGCTTCAGCGCCGTAGCGCGTTGATAGAAATGTACCGGCTCGTGTTTCCGCTAGGCCAAAGAGTGGGGTTGCGCAATTATCGCGATTACATTTACCACAGCCCTAACTATTATCTGCCGGTGGGCATGCCGCGTTCGCTTACCACTTTCCATGATATTTCTATTTTTACCTGTCCTGAATACCACCCGCCAGAACGGGTGCGGTATTTACGTAAAGCGATGCTATCCAGTCTGCGGCGCGCCAGCCGGGTGATTACCGTCTCCGACTTCTCCAAAAATGAACTGGCGGCGTATTTTAATTACCCGATCGAAAAAATTGATGTTACGCCCTTGGCCTGCGGCACGTCGTTTTATCCTCGCGTCGAGGATGCGGTGGCGCCGCTCTTGTCGCGATTGGGAATAGGATATCGTGGGTATACTTTATTTACCGGCACCATTGAACCACGCAAAAATCTATCGGTGCTGCTCAATGCCTATGAGCAGCTTCCGCTAACGCTGCGGCAGCGTTTTCCGCTGGTGATAAGCGGTTATAAAGGCTGGGGCAGCGACGCTCTCCATCAGCGCTTTGAACGCGGCAGCCGCGAAGGTTGGGTTAACTATCTGGGTTATGTGGCGCAAGAGGAACTGCCGATTTTATTTGCCGCCGCCCGCTTGTTTGTGTTTCCCTCATTGTATGAAGGATTCGGCTTACCGGTATTGGAGGCCATGGCGTCGGGCGTGCCGGTGGTCTGTTCCAGCGCCGCATCGCTGCCGGAGGTGGCGAATGATGCGGCGTTGATCTGCGATCCGCGGGATGTCGACGCCTTAAGCGCGGGGATCGCGCGGGGGTTGCAAGACGAGGCGTGGCGTGCGGAGGCCGTGAGCGCCGGTCTGGCGCGCGCGCAAATGTTCTCCTGGCAGCGCTGCGCTCAGGATACGATTAAAGCTTATCTTAAGGTTTAATGTGGTCTATGCTGAAAGTCTTACATTTTTATAAAACCTACTATCCCGACTCTTACGGCGGCATTGAGCAGGTGATTTTTCAGCTGTGCGAAGGCGGTCCGGCGTACGGTATCGATTCCACCGTGCTGGCGTTGAGCCCGCGCGGTCACTGTGAACCCAGGCCGCTGGGGCAGCATCATACCGCCTACAGCGCCGTCAATTTTGAATTTGCCTCGACGCCGTTTTCATTTGGCGCTATCGCGCGCTTTCGCCAGCTGGCGGCCGAAGCCGATGTGGTCCATTTCCATTTTCCCTATCCTTTCATGGATATGGTGCATTTTTTGGCGGCGAATAATAAACCGACCGTGGTCACCTACCATTCGGATATAGTAAAACAAAAATTTATCCTGCGGATGTATACTCCGCTGATGCGCCATTTTCTCGGCGATGTCGATCGTATCGTCGCCTCGTCGCCGAATTATGTCGCCACCAGCCCCATTTTGCAGCGCTACCTGGCCAAAGTGTCGGTGATCCCGTTTGGTCTCGACCGCGCATCCTATCCGCCGGCAGACAAGGCGCGCGAGGCGCAGTGGCGCAACCGGTTCGGCGAGCGTTTTTTTCTGTTCATCGGCGCGTTTCGCTACTACAAAGGATTGCATACGCTGATCGAAGCGGCGCGCAGCGCGCCTTATCCTATAGTTTTGATTGGCGTGGGGCCGATGGAGGCCGAGCTGAAAAAACGCAGCGCCGAATTGGGGCTGAATAATATCCATTTTCTCGGCGCCTTACCGGACGTGGACAAAGCCGCGTTGCTGGAGAGTTGTTATAGCGTGGTATTCCCGTCCCATTTACGGTCCGAGGCGTTTGGCATCACGCTCTTGGAGGGGGCGATGTACGGTAAGCCGCTGATTAGCTGTGAAATCGGCACCGGCACCACCTATGTCAATATTCATCGGCAAACCGGCCTGGTGGTGCCGCCGGCGTCGCCGGCGGAGCTGGCCGATGCCATGCGTCAGCTTTGGCAAAATCCCGCCCAGGCGCGGCGCTATGGCGAACAGGCGCTCGAGCGTTTCAACGCCTTATTTACTTCAACGCGGATGGTCAGTAGCTATGCTGATATCTACCGCGAGCTGGCGGGCCACGACAAAGGATAGCGTTCCTATCGCACCAATCACTACCCGCGAGACACTCGCTTAGGTTAACATATAATATACATATAGACCTGTCCGCCGCGCGGCGGCGGCAGGGGATCATCCTTACTACAGGAGTTGCTTAATGTCCACACAACAGATAGGCGTCGTCGGTATGGCGGTCATGGGGCGCAACCTGGCGCTTAACATCGAAAGCCGCGGTTACAGCGTATCCATTTTCAACCGGTCGCGCGAAAAGACCGATGAAGTGATCGCTGAAAACCCGGGGAAAAAGCTGGTGCCCTATTATAGCGTTGAGGAATTTGTTAATTCGCTTGAGAAACCGCGACGTATCCTGTTGATGGTCAAAGCCGGGGAAGGCACTGATAAAACTATCGAGTCGCTAAAACCGTTCTTGGAAAAAGGCGACATCCTTATCGATGGCGGCAACACCTTCTATAAAGACACCATCCGCCGCAACCGCGAGCTGTCGGAGGAAGGGTTTAACTTTATCGGCACCGGCGTTTCCGGCGGTGAAGAGGGCGCGCTGAAAGGGCCGTCGATTATGCCGGGCGGACAGAAACACGCCTATGAGCTGGTGGCCCCCATTCTGGAGAAAATCGCCGCGCGCGCCGATGGCGAAGCCTGTGTGACCTATATCGGTCCCGATGGCGCCGGCCATTATGTCAAAATGGTGCATAACGGTATCGAATACGGCGACATGCAGCTGATTGCTGAAGCCTATGCGCTGCTGAAGAATGCGCTGGGTCTGAGCAATGAGCAGCTTGCCAGCACCTTTAGCGAATGGAATAAAGGCGAGCTGAGCAGCTACTTGATTGATATCACAAAAGATATCTTCACCAAGAAGGATGAGCAGGGCCAATTCCTGGTGGACGTCATTCTTGATGAGGCGGCTAACAAAGGCACCGGCAAATGGACCAGCCAGAGCTCGCTGGATTTAGGCGAGCCGCTGAGTCTGATTACTGAATCGGTGTTTGCCCGCTACCTGTCATCCCTGAAGCAGCAACGCGTGGCGGCGTCCAAGGTGCTTACCGGTCCGCAAACGGAAGCGTTCAGTGGCGATAAAGCGGACTTTATCGAGAAAGTGCGCCGTGCGCTCTATTTAGGCAAAATAGTTTCCTATGCGCAGGGCTTTTCCCAGTTGAAGGCCGCCTCGGATGAAAACCAGTGGGATTTGAATTACGGCGAAATCGCGAAGATTTTCCGCGCCGGCTGCATTATCCGGGCGCAGTTCTTGCAAAAAATTACCGATGCCTATGCTCAAGATCCGGCGATCGCTAATCTGTTGCTGGCGCCGTACTTTAAGAAGATTGCCGATGACTATCAACAGGCGCTGCGCGATGTTGTGGCCTATGCGGTTCAGCACGGCATTCCGACGCCGACCTTCTCCGCCGCTATCGCTTACTATGATAGCTATCGTTCCGCCGTGCTGCCGGCCAACCTGATCCAGGCCCAGCGCGACTATTTTGGCGCCCATACCTACAAGCGTATCGATAAGGAAGGGGTGTTCCATACGGAATGGCTGGAATAAGGGCAACCGGCGCTACGCAGGCATGATAAGCGACTAACGAACGAAGCCAGGGCAGGGGATAATCCCTTGCCTGGCGGCATCTTGAACAGTGACACCGGCCGGTTATTCCGGCCGGTTTTTTTTTGCCGCGACGGCCGCGAAGGTGAATTGAAACGAGTCAATTAAGGTGAAACCGTGATATTTAAGGTCAACAGCCCTGGCTATACTGCCCGCCTTGGCCTGGAAAGGCCTTTCACAGAAAGGAATCATGCATGCTTAGCTCGTTTTTAACTTACCGCGGCGGCGCTCGGCATCACGCCGCACCCAGTGGCAGTGGGCCGGCAGAGCGTAGCGGCGGGGGCGCCGTTATCACCGCGCACGCTGGAGAAAAAAAACCACAAATCAGTACGCTACGGGCTTTATCGTTCATGCTCAGCGGCCATATCCGGCGCGTTGAACAGGGCAGCGCGGCGAGCGCTAGCGCGGGCGGTCACTTTCAGCGTGTAGCAGAGGGGCGAGCGGCGAGCGAGGCGCCGCTCGCTGAACGCGGCGGCCCGGCAGAAAGGGCGGCGGTTCGGCCATGGTCGCCGCAGGGGGAACGATCCGCTGACGCGCCTGCGCTGCCGGACAGGCGCATGGCTGACGGGGTTAGACGTCGCCCCCGGCTTATCCGGCAGGCCGACGCAGACGCCGGGCCAAAGGGGCCTGCGCCCGCATCGGCTAGCGCGAAGAGCGGCGACATAGCCGGCCGTGGCACCGCCAACGCGCTGCTGGCAAAGGTGGCGTCCGTAGCGGGCCGCTCGGCCTCTCTGCCGACCCAGGGCACCTTCTGCGGTGACCGCGCGGCCATTGCGTCGGCCGGGGGGGCGGTGCTGGGGGAGCGCGCGATTTCCCTGCCGGCCCACGGCGACGCTTTGTCGGGTCGCCCCATGCCATCGTCGAGCAACGCCGCTTTCCTCACCCGCCCGGTAAGGTTTTCACCCGCCGTTAGCGGCGGGATCTCCCCGCCGGCAGATGCGCTGGGCCACCCTCAGGAGGCATTCGCCACTACCCTGAACTGGATGTTTCCCCGTGCCGGTAGCGTCGCATCGCCGGCGCCGGCACGACGCGCGACCGCCGGCGATGTGCCACCGCCGCTGCCGCCAAAGCAGCGTAACCGCGCCGGCGTTTCCGCCCGGCCAGGGCGTGCTGCGCCATCGGCCGCCGCAAGGGCCAGCGGCGCGGCGCGATTCAGCGACGTGATGGCCTGGCTCGGTCGGGAGGGACATCGCGGCGCGGCATATCGGCTGTCCCCCGAACAACAGCATGCGGCGGTCGGGACGATGATGGGACAGGTTTTTCACGGACTCGATGGCCGGCAGGCGTCTGAGCTATATGATGCGCTGCTGGGCCTGATTGACCGCTGGCCGCATCATCTGCAGGCGGGAATATTGCGGGAATTGAGCGTGCAGGCCTTTCACGCCCTCCCTGAGCAGCGGTTGGCGGAGCATTGTCAGCGCTGGCTTAATCGGTTACCCGGATTCGCGCCGGCGGCCTATGATGATCTACTCGAGCATATCGCCACCTATTTTGCCGCCGTCCCCGCCGACGATGGTCTGGTTGTGTTCCAGCGGGTGGTGGCGCTCAGCCGCGCGTCAGAACGGCCGATTCTGAGCCTGCTGGCGCGGCGGTTGGGGACATTGACCACCGAGCTGCGCGGCCTGGCCTGGCAAATTCTGCTCGGCTGTCCGCATTTGCCCGCCGAGATGCGCACGGAACTTTCCGCTGCGCTGCGTGCGGCGGAGGAAGCGCAAGGCGGCGCGGCGGCTGGCGACGTCAACGCCGCGACCCGCGCCGCTTAAGCCCTGCGAGGCCCGAACGGCAGCCGCAAGAGCGGTGTATCGGCGGCGGTTCCCCGCCGCTTTCAACGCCTATCATCAGCGCTATCCCGCCGCGATGACGGGGACCTCCGCCCTCGCGCCGCCGTCCCCGGCCCGTCGCGTCGAGCGGGGTTTAGCGGTGACGTTCGCGCAGGCGGCCAATCACCCGGCTTAAATCGAGCTCTTGATCCTGCAACAGCACCAGCAGATGATAGACCAAATCCGCCGCCTCATTGGTCAGCTCCTCTTGGTCGTGTACCGTGGCGGCCAAGGCGGTTTCCACCCCCTCTTCGCCGACCTTCTGGGCGATGCGTTTGGTGCCGCTGGCGTACAGGCTGGCGGTATAGGAACTGTGTGGATCGGCGTTTTTACGCTCGCCGAGCAGCGTCTCCAGCGTATAGAGAAACCCCCAATCGCTGCTGGCTGGAGCAAAACAGCTGCTGGTCCCGTTATGGCAGGTCGGGCCTTTTGGATGAGCCAAAATCAGCAGGGTATCGTTGTCGCAGTCCGGGTGAAGGCTGACCAGGTGCAAAACGTGACCGGAACTTTCGCCTTTGGTCCACAAACGTTGTTTGCTGCGCGAATAAAATGTCACCTTGCCGGATTGTTCGGTTGCCTGTAGCGCGTCGGCGTTCATATAGCCCAGCATCAAAACCTCGCCCGAGACGGCATGCTGGACGATGGCGGGCAGCAGGCCGCCGTTTTTCTGCCAATCCAACTGCTGGCGCTGTTGTTCGGTTAACATAATCTGATTTCCACTCCCTCTGCCGCCAAAAACTGCTTCAACTCACCGATATTGATGATCTGCTTATGAAACACCGACGCCGCCAGGGCGCCGTCCACGTGCGCGTCGCGAAACGCCGCCAAAAAATGCGCCATCGCGCCGGCGCCGCCGGAAGCGATAAGCGGGACGTGGCAGCGTTCACGTACCTGCCGCAGTTGCTCCAAATCATAACCGTTACGTACGCCGTCCTGATTCATCATGTTCAGCACGATTTCCCCCGCGCCGCGCCGTTGCACCTCGTCTACCCAATCCAGGGTTTGCCAGGGGGTGATGCGGGTCCGGGTTTCGTCGCCGGTATATTGATTGACCTGATAACGCCGGTTGGCGGCGTCGAACCAGGTATCGATGCCGACGACAATACACTGCACGCCAAAGCGATCCGCCAGGCGGCTGATAAGCGTCGGGTCCGCCAGCGCCGGTGAATTAATGGAAATCTTATCGGCGCCGTAGGAGAGAATCTCCCCGGCTTGCTCGATGCTTTGGATACCGCCCGCCACGCAGAAGGGGATGTCGATGACTTCGGCGACCTCGGCTATCCAGCGTTTGTCCACCACCCGGCCGTCGGCGGAGGCGGTAATATCATAAAAGACCAGTTCGTCGGCCCCTTCCTCGGCATAACGGCGCGCCAGAGGCACGATATCACCGATAATCTCGTGATGGCGAAATTGCACCCCTTTGACTACCTGACCCTGCCGGACATCCAGGCAGGGAATTATGCGTTTTGCCAACATGTTAGCGCCTCCGCGACGGTAAATTTATTTTCCAGCAGCGCGCGGCCGACGATGACGCCCTGCACGCCGCTGTGGCGTAGCGCGGCGATATCCGCCAGGCTGCCGATGCCGCCGGAGGATTGAAAGGCAATATCGGGCCAGGTGTCGCACAGCGATTGATAAAGCGACAGGTTGCTGCCCGCCAGCGTGCCGTCGCGGGAAATATCGGTACACAGCACGTGTTTCAGACCCAACGGACGATAGTGCGCGATCACCTGTTCCAGCGTCGCGCCGGAGTCTTCTTGCCAGCCGCTTATCGCTACCCGCCGTTCGCCGTCGCCGTCGATGCGCACATCCAGCGCCAGCACCAGCGCGTCGGGGCCGAATCGCTCAAACCAGCGCCGCACCTCCTGCGGCTGCCTTACCGCGGTGGAGCCGACCACCACGCGGGTGGCGCCCGCCTCCAGCAGCGCCTCGACGTCCGCCGCGCTGCGAACGCCGCCGCCGACCTGCACCAGGGCCGGCGCCACTCCTGCCAGCAGCCGTGTCAACAGCGATATCTGGCGCGCTTGCGGGTCGCGCGCGCCGGATAAATCCACCAGGTGCAGCACCTCGGCCCCCTGGCGCAGGTAATCCTCAAGGCGCGGTAGCGGATCGGCGCCATAGCTGCGCTGTGTCTGATAATCGCCTTGATGCAGCCGCACCACGGCGCCGTCAATCAAGTCCAAAGCGGGTATAATCACCGGTTACATCTCCAAAAAGTTTTTCAGCAGTTGGCGGCCGGCGGCGCCGGAGCGCTCGGGATGAAACTGCACGCCGAAGAAGTTATCCTGCTCCACCGCGGCGGTGAACGGCGCGCCATAGCTGGCCTGGGCGATGGTGGCGGCGCACAGCGGCATGGCGTAGCCGTGAACGAAATAAAAGTAACTGCCGTCGTCTATGCCGCGAAACAGGCGATTGCCGGCCTGCGCCGTCACCTGGTTCCAGCCCATATGGGGCAGGGGCAGGCCGACGTCCGCCATGCGCGTCACCGGTGCGTCGATAATGCCGAGGGTGTTGACGCCGCCATTTTCATCGCTGGCGGCGCCCAGCAGCTGCATACCGAGGCAAATACCCAATACCGGCTGGGTGCAGGCTTTCACCAGCGCAATAAGTCCCCGCTCTTGCAACTGGTCCATGGCCGCCTGGGCGGTGCCGACGCCGGGCAGAAACAGTTTGTCCGCCTGCAATACCACCTCGGCGTCGCGGCTGACAATCGGTTGATAGCCCAGACGGCGCACCGCGGCGGTGACCGAGAACAGATTGGCGCAGCCGGTATCCAGGACAACCACGTTCATTACAGCACTCCTTTTGAGCTTGGCAGGGTATCACCCTCTACGCGGATGGCCTGGCGCAGCGTGCGGCCGAAGGCCTTGAACAGACTCTCTACCCGATGGTGGTCATTCTTGCCTTTAGTGCGCAGGTGCAGCGTGCAGGCCATGGCATACGAGAGGGAGCGGAAGAAATGCTCTACCATTTCGGTACTGAGATCGCCCACGCGCTGAAAACTGTATTCGGCTTTATATTCCAGATGCGGACGCCCGGAGATATCCAGCGCGCAGCGCGCCAAGCATTCGTCCATCGGCAGCACGAACCCGAAACGGCCTATGCCGCGTTTGTCCCCCAGCGCCTTATTCAGCGCTTCCCCCAGCGCCAGGGCGGTATCTTCCACCGTGTGGTGATCGTCGATATGCAAATCCCCCTGCACGGCAATATTCATGCGCAACCCGCCATGGGTCGCTATTTGATCGAGCATATGATCGAAAAAGCCGATGCCGGTGTTGATACGGCTGCCGCCTTCTCTGTCGAGCCAGACCTCGACGTCGATGGCGGTTTCCCGCGTCACGCGGTTGACGCGCGCATGGCGATCGCGGCGGGTGAGCTGCTCGCCGATAGCCTGCCAGTTGAGCGTCTCGCGTTGATAACGCAGCCCGCGAATACCCATATTGGCCGCAAGGGTCATATCGGTTTCCCGGTCGCCGATGACATAACTGTGGGCGTTATCCAACGCGCCCTGCTGTAGCCACGGCGTGACCAGCGCGGTCAGCGGTTTACGGCACGCGCAGCCGTCGGCGGGCAGATGCGGGCAAATCAACACCTCATCAAAAACGATGCCTTGCGACGTGAAAATGGCCATCATCAAATTATGCGGGCCATCGAAATCCGCCTGCGGGAAACTGGCGGTGCCCAGGCCGTCCTGGTTGGTAATCATCACCAGTCGGTAGCCGGTTTTTTGCAGCGCCAGCAGCGCCGGGATCACATCGGGCTCCAGCGCCAGCTTGTCCATACGGTCAACCTGGAAATCCTCCGGGGGTTCGCTGATAAGCGTGCCATCGCGATCGATAAACAGGACTTTCTGATTCACAGGGACTCCTTGCTGGATGAGGATGCGGGGGCCAGCGCCTTTAACGCCGCGACCACGCTTTGGCACTCCGCCTCGGTGCCGATGGTAATACGCAGACAGTCGGCCAATCCCGGCTGTTTGCTCTGATCGCGTAAAATCGTACCCTGATCCCACAGGGTTTTGAACACCTGATAGGCCGGATCGCAGCGGACCAGCAAGTAATTGCTGACGCTGGGATACACCGCGCGGATGCAGGGGCACTGCGCCAACTCGCGCGCCAGCGTTTCGCGATTAGCATTGATCTGCGCCACCCGCGTCCGCGTTTGCCGCAACCCGTCGGCAGACAGGGCCTGTTCGGCGATATCCGCTACCGGCAGCGCCAGGGGGTAGGGGGCAATAACTTTTAACAACAGCTGAACCACTTCAGCGTTGGCCAGCACAAAACCGCAGCGCAGTCCGGCCAAGGCGAAAGCCTTAGACAACGTGCGCAGGATGACCAGGTGCGGATACGCGGCAAGCCAACTCACCACGCTCGCCTGTGGGCAGAAATCGATATAGGCCTCGTCCACCACCAGCAACGCGCGATCGCGGGTCATTTCCAGCAGCGCGCGCAGGGTCTCGGGTTCGATAAGATTGCCGGTGGGATTGTTCGGACTGCAAATGTACAAAAGCTTCACGCCGTCGAGCCGCGCGTGAATGGCCGGCAGATCAAGCTGCCAGTCTTCGCGGGCCGCGACCGTGCGGCGCGCAATACCAAAGGTCTCGGCGCTGACGCTATACATGCCATACGTGGGCGGGCAAAACAGAATGGCATCGGCGCCCGGTTCGCAAAAGGCGCGGATCAGCAGCTCAATGCCCTCGTCGGCCCCGCGGCAGACCACCACGTTTTCCGCCCCCACACCCGCATAGTTCGCGTAACCGGTGATAACGCCCGCCGGCTGGCAGGCCGGGTAGCGGTTCAGATCGCCGCCGCGCAGATCGTAAACCGGCGGCAGCGGGTACTCGTTGGCGTTCAGCCAGATATCCCCCTGGCCGCCCAGCCGGCGCGCCGACAGATAGGGCTCCAGCGCCAGCACGTTGGCGCGGGCTAAGTGACTAATACTCATTGCTGCTCCTTGAGCGCGGCGACGCGCAGGCTGATGGCGTTTTTATGGGCGGTAAGCCGCTCGGCCTGCGCCAGGGTTTCGACGGTCGGCGCCAGCGCCAGCAGGCCGGCGGGCGTGAGTTCCTGGACCGTCATGCGTTTTTGGAAATCCGCCAGACCCAGGCTTGAACAGGTGGCGGTATAGCCGTAGGTGGGCAGGACATGGTTGGTGCCGGAGGCGTAATCGCCCGCGGATTCCGGTGA
This region includes:
- a CDS encoding glycosyltransferase family 4 protein; translation: MHILIDVQGLQSASKYRGIGRSTLAMSRAIIRNAGEHRVSILLNGMFSLDNIREVRQAYHDVLPASEIFTFAAQGPVAACDVANAERNRAAHISRDVAIAHINPDVVFVISFFEGHVDEYIVSIPDYPVTWRTVCVCHDLIPLLNPETYLADINFRQFYTHKLHEYERADAIFAISASAAEEVKEYTAIDPSRVINISSAVEPEFRVLSLTPEQKQAFRQRYRLPDRFMMTLAMIEPRKNIEALIEAYSQLPEPLRNDCPLVLACKIRPAELAQIQRLCAKCGLTSEQVLFTGYVPDSDLITLYNLCKLFIFPSLHEGFGLPPLEAMSCGAPTLSSNATSLPEVIGWPEAMFDPTSRQAMRDSMLRALEDEDFYQRLQDHALTQSAKFSWDRTAQLALAGFEQVMTRQVPTPAADARQFTAEAIRRLAQTVTLNPETDRLGLAWALAQNAFSEQTPRLWVDATTLMTPGDTAATAQTHRLISALLATEPSDYSVHVVYCLHNSGYRHAVVNPDGGLAPARAQDVPVLFTQQDVLLVAEPQDPVSARQQAELDALIRAGTQVVFWLPDDAFAAAWLAAPQEACPPEGAGLRAMLRYADTIFCPSDAIAAELERRRAQWANEIALNATLKIDSLEADAIPAAGDDIHRLIARLPLAAPRK
- a CDS encoding glycosyltransferase family 4 protein, which encodes MKIMFATDAIKYPLTGIGRYALELVHQLERMPEVEELRFFNRLQVQTSLPDYSPALASPSRPWQQWLQRRSALIEMYRLVFPLGQRVGLRNYRDYIYHSPNYYLPVGMPRSLTTFHDISIFTCPEYHPPERVRYLRKAMLSSLRRASRVITVSDFSKNELAAYFNYPIEKIDVTPLACGTSFYPRVEDAVAPLLSRLGIGYRGYTLFTGTIEPRKNLSVLLNAYEQLPLTLRQRFPLVISGYKGWGSDALHQRFERGSREGWVNYLGYVAQEELPILFAAARLFVFPSLYEGFGLPVLEAMASGVPVVCSSAASLPEVANDAALICDPRDVDALSAGIARGLQDEAWRAEAVSAGLARAQMFSWQRCAQDTIKAYLKV
- a CDS encoding glycosyltransferase family 4 protein — its product is MLKVLHFYKTYYPDSYGGIEQVIFQLCEGGPAYGIDSTVLALSPRGHCEPRPLGQHHTAYSAVNFEFASTPFSFGAIARFRQLAAEADVVHFHFPYPFMDMVHFLAANNKPTVVTYHSDIVKQKFILRMYTPLMRHFLGDVDRIVASSPNYVATSPILQRYLAKVSVIPFGLDRASYPPADKAREAQWRNRFGERFFLFIGAFRYYKGLHTLIEAARSAPYPIVLIGVGPMEAELKKRSAELGLNNIHFLGALPDVDKAALLESCYSVVFPSHLRSEAFGITLLEGAMYGKPLISCEIGTGTTYVNIHRQTGLVVPPASPAELADAMRQLWQNPAQARRYGEQALERFNALFTSTRMVSSYADIYRELAGHDKG
- the gndA gene encoding NADP-dependent phosphogluconate dehydrogenase, with amino-acid sequence MSTQQIGVVGMAVMGRNLALNIESRGYSVSIFNRSREKTDEVIAENPGKKLVPYYSVEEFVNSLEKPRRILLMVKAGEGTDKTIESLKPFLEKGDILIDGGNTFYKDTIRRNRELSEEGFNFIGTGVSGGEEGALKGPSIMPGGQKHAYELVAPILEKIAARADGEACVTYIGPDGAGHYVKMVHNGIEYGDMQLIAEAYALLKNALGLSNEQLASTFSEWNKGELSSYLIDITKDIFTKKDEQGQFLVDVILDEAANKGTGKWTSQSSLDLGEPLSLITESVFARYLSSLKQQRVAASKVLTGPQTEAFSGDKADFIEKVRRALYLGKIVSYAQGFSQLKAASDENQWDLNYGEIAKIFRAGCIIRAQFLQKITDAYAQDPAIANLLLAPYFKKIADDYQQALRDVVAYAVQHGIPTPTFSAAIAYYDSYRSAVLPANLIQAQRDYFGAHTYKRIDKEGVFHTEWLE
- the hisIE gene encoding bifunctional phosphoribosyl-AMP cyclohydrolase/phosphoribosyl-ATP diphosphatase HisIE, encoding MLTEQQRQQLDWQKNGGLLPAIVQHAVSGEVLMLGYMNADALQATEQSGKVTFYSRSKQRLWTKGESSGHVLHLVSLHPDCDNDTLLILAHPKGPTCHNGTSSCFAPASSDWGFLYTLETLLGERKNADPHSSYTASLYASGTKRIAQKVGEEGVETALAATVHDQEELTNEAADLVYHLLVLLQDQELDLSRVIGRLRERHR
- the hisF gene encoding imidazole glycerol phosphate synthase subunit HisF, coding for MLAKRIIPCLDVRQGQVVKGVQFRHHEIIGDIVPLARRYAEEGADELVFYDITASADGRVVDKRWIAEVAEVIDIPFCVAGGIQSIEQAGEILSYGADKISINSPALADPTLISRLADRFGVQCIVVGIDTWFDAANRRYQVNQYTGDETRTRITPWQTLDWVDEVQRRGAGEIVLNMMNQDGVRNGYDLEQLRQVRERCHVPLIASGGAGAMAHFLAAFRDAHVDGALAASVFHKQIINIGELKQFLAAEGVEIRLC